The Malus domestica chromosome 08, GDT2T_hap1 genomic interval CAACTTGAAAATTATCAAAAATTTCAAGGAGATAGACCAAtggtttattatttaattactgGAATTGAAATTGTCCTCAATTTGCATATTATTACCTGTATAGCATCATAAGCGTTAAAATAGAACAATGATTTGATGCTGAAAGAAAAGCAGGAGCTTCTATTTAATTCAACCAGAGTCTAATCACAACTAGACACGtgtctaaaaaaaataaatgaactaGAACCAATATCACCCCATATGTTCAATCACTActcaaattttaattgaatttcagCCTGAACTCCTTCTTTCAGCAACCAATCATTATTTGAAAAATATGTATGTGCCACCAAATATATTTCATTGTGTATATATACGCATCACGTCTTATAGATACAATACAAGGAGACGTATAAAAGATTGCATGACATATTCTCTCATTTTATTAGGAATGAATGGACATTTCTTAGATTATTCTCTAAGCAAGAGATCAACTGTACGGCTGTCGTAGGTTAAGTCAAATTCCAATGATCAATTATTTTGACAATTAGAAATCCAATTGATTGGATAAGCTTCTTAATGCAACGTGTACGTACTTAAAACTTCTTGCGTCTGAcaaatccaattccaaattaccATCTGCCAATGACAACTTCACACTACAATCGACAGATAGATTAGCATTATCCAAAGTTGATTCAAGTCACTTTCAACAAGACCCAAGATCTATTATTTTGCTTCACATGtatgatgatttttaattgtGGCCCTCTCTAATACTACATGGAAAAATCTGGTGTTTTCCTCATCTTCTTAATCCcttaatcaaattaattaatgacAATAACAAAATAGAAATGCAAGCAATGGATTATCTTGATGTTTAGCGTTTTTCTTTTCAACCAACTATGCTTCGAATTcaaaatttttcattttcttaagaATAGATTAATCTAGAATATCATTTAtacgaaaaaaacaaaaaagaaaatattttacaaGTTTTCTTTATAGAAGGATCCTAAGGATCCCGTGTATCGTGcatcgtgcggttagaaattatttcaaaatttaaaattaaatataaatagtatctaacgaaaactgaccgcacgatatacagtGAACGGTCACGATCACGGAATCCCTAAAATCCCCAGAAAAAGGATTCGATTTCCTACTTTATATACATCTAACattcaaattgaataaattaaaaaataatcgaTACAAGTAAATAAACATGAGTGCGTAATGAGCGTATGAAAATTAATATTAACTATCACAACATAAGTACTACATGTttctaatatatttttctacaaaacttttCATTATATATCTGGTGTAGCTCTCATTGGCAATTTGTCATTACATCTGACAAGCAGGGTCATTGCACAAAGAAATTCCAGCTAAAGAGAAAGACCTCTGCATTTCTGATCGGCATTTTGTCAAGCGCCTCCTTTTCTGGGTCGCTCCACCTCCAAAAATGGAAGAGGAACATGTCACTCCTCCGAACGGCGACAACTTGTCTCAAAAGGTGGTGGCGGTGGCCGCCGGCGAAGCACACACTCTGGCTCTCACCGGCGATGGGTTTGTGTATTCGTGGGGAAGAGGCATGTTTGGGCGGCTTGGGACCGGTTCGGAGTCCGACGAGCTTGCCCCGGTTCGAATCAAGTTCAATGATCCTCGCAGTGAAGAAGGAGCGAGGCTCAAATTTGTGGGAGTTGCCGCCGGTGCTTACCACAGTCTTGCTCTTGCTGGTCAGTTTATGATTGCTGTGTGTTTGTTTTGTCTGGTTATAACTTATTTCTGATAATTAAAGTTCACATATTTCCGCAGACGTGTGTTAGGCCAGTTGACTACACCAAAGTTGGAATCCTGCGCTTCTTATATATTAGAGTAGTTTAAAATATCGTCTAATGAAAAGTTTATAACTTTcctccattttgcatacatagaAGGCAACTTTGAAGTTTTTACTGGGATTAATGGCATTGGAATTTAAAATGTTACAGTGTGGTTGTAGTATGTGTGTGATGGGATTTTGTTGCTTGACAAACTATATATGATAATATTATAGATAAACTAACTATACAGGTAGGTGTTTAGTCAATCAGTTCGATATCAGGACCAAGAATATGAAATAATCGAAGTGGACATGAAACTCCTCTGTTCTAACTTTACTTTCGTGGTGGCAGAAGATGGATCGGTTTGGTGCTGGGGTCACAACAAATGTATCCTTCATTAGAGTTACCAAGTAATTCAGTGCAATGAAAAGATTTACTTGTGGAAATTGCCATTGTGTTCTTTCATTTATGTTGTTTAAATCCTTGACTGTTGAACGGATGGCCAACTCGGTGTAACTGGAGAAAATTCTTTGGTGCCCATCTTGCTGGAGCAGTTTCTTGAGGTGGCCTCTGCAACGGAGAGTGACGTGCCACTAAAGGTATGGAAGGAGTTATATTATCATTGCAGTAAGTGAGTGATTAATATAAGACCCTTGTGTAATTTTTCTAGTTACCGTTTTTGTCTACATCAGGTTTGTTCTGTTAAAGCTGGAGGGATGATGTCCCTAGCAATTGATAGCATTGGTGTCCTCTGGGTGTGGGGAAATTTCCCACACGAAAGCAGCAGCAATGAAGGTGGGTTCTCGCTGATTAGTAGTTGCACCCCAACTCCTGTTTGGGATTTCTATGGCCATGTTGTTGTGAGGGTGGCATGTGGAAATGAGCATGTTGTGGCCCTGGTTTCTGCCGGAGAAACATATAAAGGTGAAGATCTTGTTTGCTTCTCTTGGGGCGGTAACGGCCATGGCCAGTTAGGCCTGGGGGATAAAGAGAGCAGGAATCGTCCTCAAATAGTAGAACTATTTGATCACGACTCCCCCTTCGCAGTTTATGAGGTAGTATGTGGTGCTTTTCACACAGCTTTGCTTACCCACAGAAAAAGCCCAAATGACACATTGGAAAGCATGTGTTGGACGTTTGGCCTTGGAGAAAATGGGCAGCTCGGGCATGGAACCACCGAAAGTGGATTGTCTCCTGAACCTGTGAAAGAACTGCCACAGAATGTATATCTGGTGTCTGTTGACTGTGGCTTATTTCACACCAGCGTTGTTTCATCTGCTGGAGATGTGTGGTCGTGGGGAATGGAGAAGGGTCTTGGCCTATGCCGAGATGCTACTTTTAGCGAGACTGATTCAGGGGATGCCATCTCTCCCCTACAGATTAACGGATTGAATGGAACAAAATTTCAGGATCCAATCCAAGTTGTCTGTGGGGCTGCCCATACTGTTCTTGTTGCAAATGATGGATTTAAGCTGTGGTCTTGGGGGAGAGGAAGGAGTGGGGTTCTTGGAAATGGTAAGACGATTGACTGTTATTCTCCTGCTGAGGTCTTGTGGCCTCTGCTTACAGCGGATTTcaagcaagaagaattaaaCACTGACGATAAGCGAAAACCTATTGCCGATGGAGGTAACAGAGGGGAAAGAAATTTGACAGGAGACGCCGAAGCAGAGATGTAAGAAATGATAAAAGGAATGTCTCGGTTCTTCTCCGGTAAATCGAGGTGTGTGATTGTGAATGGTGAATACAAAGGCAATGTGCCTATGTTTGAATCTGCAATACAAATCTCAGTGCAGTTTGTACAGAAACTTTGGAAGTTGGTTTTTCCAAGTTGTTTGCTTGCTATATAGATGTAAAGTGAGTGTTTGATTCTTTAGAATTAAAGAGATAATGTGTGATTGAGGAAATGATTTGTAATGTTTGAATAAAGAGCTTGGGGATCATGTATTTGTCTGCTCCGTCACTCTACTAAATTGTAATTGACATATTTTGTGATTGAACAATTctaattatgatttttataggataaaataatttctttttaCGACGATATGTCTACACTATTGCggtgaaaaaataaattgaacacGGACTTGTCATTTTCTAGTTTCGAACCTAAAGTATCATACTTAGAGAACTGCAGATAACATTTGACCGTTAccgtcacttagtactatgatctattggtattcctctttacttgtaagcgAGAAGTCTTATGTTCAATTGTtgccaaaggcaaatttgaatcacGTTATTATGACTAGCCCATTACGAGGCTTAGCCTACTCCTCCACTAGCTAGTGTAAATAATGTCGTTTGTTCATGTTAAATTATCATCAGTTTATGTACTATGTACGAGAAATAGGAATATAGGAAGTAGTACTGTTTGCATGATCCATCATTACGAGGTTTAGCCTACTCCCTAGACTATTACTTTGTGTTTAAaaggttttcagtttttagatTGCTGGGGTGTACCATTGCAAGCATGGTAGGAAAGGTGCTggagttttttttaatttttttttctcttttgcagTAAAAGTCGCTTAACTGGCCGGAGCGGCCTCTGCTAAATGTGTCTCAGACAAGCCTCTTGTTGAATAAACTCCAAGAGCTTTACATGGCTAAGCTCCACCCTGACGTTGTCGAGGCAGACTTAACCACCGCAAGCCCTCACTTCTGCACGGTTAGCGCTTGCTACAAATCTCGGCCGTGCCACCTTGGAGGAGTAAAGAAATTGTGTTTTCCCGGCAGCTCTGGGATATAGACATCAACACGTTAAACTGCTGCATTAGGTGTTGGATAGTTTCTCGCAGAAATTCCCCGAAATGGGCGTCCTTGTAAATTAGCGTTATAATGTTCGAGTAGAAGTTCGGATTACAGAATGAGTTATCTTAGGATAGTGATTTTCACTCTCGTCCTCTGTTTTTgtctttgatttatttcatacaaaagaaaaggaaaaagccgGAAGAGTGCAGAGTGCGAAAATCACTTCCCTCTGCACATCGCATCCGGCTGAAAAGGAAACAATTGCTTTAGCGAATTAGGGATCCATAAATTGCAATCAACAGCCTCACTTATATCACATTCTGATCAATTATACGATCAGCAAAACCATGTTATTCTCTATACCAACAAAAAAACCAACAAATGGCTGACAAAATATAACATCGAACATTTCGAGAGTAAGAAAAAATGCTGTGCAGTAGAACATTTAAAAGAATAAGAATAACACCAATAGGATTATATAAGCCTCTAAACgaagaaaatgaatgaaaagacagaaTAATCGACCTCCAGAAGTTTGCGTCCTTCTAAACTCGTCTTCGTGTCTTGGCAAACTGCTGGATTTATACCACTCATCTCAAGAATTTACTATACAAAACCACTGCCACTCCTTAGGGCAAATGCGACATCTCAGCACGGTCTGAGAACGTTCAGCAAGACAATGCCCGCCAAAAGTCCACCCCACGGTTATCTTTCCATGTAGCATCCTCGCGTTAACTTACAGTTTCTTGGGCAGATTATAAGTCTTCTTAAGAAACTTGGTAGCAGCTTCATCATTTCTGTAGCACAACACCCGGAGGAGCGTGTTTGGTTCAGTTGGGTTCCACTGCCCGGAAGTTGGGGGCAACGGGAGTCTGGACCTGGCGGACGAGCCATATGACTCCAAGGTCACACGTCTAAACCGTTCAACAAGACTCTCAGTATCGGTTTTGAAAAGAGGAAGCACACCTCTCACTGTTGTTGAAAACTTGTCTATTAATTCAGAAGGCAAGCCATCCCCATTGGCCCAGAATAGATCTTTGAGGGCTTTGAAATCATCCTCTATTATTTGGGAATCCTGCCGAGAGAATGCACGAGAGGGGCCTCCAGCAAGCAAAACCAGTAAGAATCCATCAAATGACGCTCTCATTATGTCAGTAATAATCCGCGTTCGAACTCTTTCGTGCACAGTGTTAGATATGATGAGTAAATTCTTCTCCAGCTCATCAAGAAAAGCGTCTATCCTACCAGAGGATGGTTCCCCAACGTACAAACCATCCCACAGAACATGACTTAAGTCATGGAAGATCATTTTATAAGCCACTGCCTCACAAAGCTGTTGGATTGCTTCCACACAAGCTGCAGGTGTGAGTTCAAACTTTTTCCCCAGTCCATTCGAGAAGTCTTCTTCATTAGCAGATTTTGAATTTCTGAGATGAGTAATAATCCGTTTCTCCAAAACCTCCAACTCACTCCGGATTCTTTGCAGTGTGTttatacaaacacacatctGTGGTATCCCAAAGGAGTTATCCCCATTGAGTGTTGCAACCTGAGAGTTCCTCTTCTGAGGAACTGGtgatttttccttctttttgccAAATCCTTGGAACTTTGATCCAATGTTACATCTGGTCAATGCTGGA includes:
- the LOC103441159 gene encoding ultraviolet-B receptor UVR8-like, with product MEEEHVTPPNGDNLSQKVVAVAAGEAHTLALTGDGFVYSWGRGMFGRLGTGSESDELAPVRIKFNDPRSEEGARLKFVGVAAGAYHSLALAEDGSVWCWGHNKCILHTDGQLGVTGENSLVPILLEQFLEVASATESDVPLKVCSVKAGGMMSLAIDSIGVLWVWGNFPHESSSNEGGFSLISSCTPTPVWDFYGHVVVRVACGNEHVVALVSAGETYKGEDLVCFSWGGNGHGQLGLGDKESRNRPQIVELFDHDSPFAVYEVVCGAFHTALLTHRKSPNDTLESMCWTFGLGENGQLGHGTTESGLSPEPVKELPQNVYLVSVDCGLFHTSVVSSAGDVWSWGMEKGLGLCRDATFSETDSGDAISPLQINGLNGTKFQDPIQVVCGAAHTVLVANDGFKLWSWGRGRSGVLGNGKTIDCYSPAEVLWPLLTADFKQEELNTDDKRKPIADGGNRGERNLTGDAEAEM